Proteins encoded within one genomic window of Etheostoma cragini isolate CJK2018 chromosome 21, CSU_Ecrag_1.0, whole genome shotgun sequence:
- the LOC117936574 gene encoding GTPase IMAP family member 4-like — protein MECQCEKDNAEDAVTDWWLNSNNIQMGAFTVVGYLLYRFSQTLPALIRWPIRLFCTLTGLTALWSWVSHLVGTLRGIQSLCNWLAGIWRFIEASSSKFKSLFGVNTVMDLSSSTDKPGLRLILLGPMGGGRTSLADTLLGNRETRAPVGPLMESTKRRAVMDGREVIVIDTPDLLGLSLGNNNRAREALRSLQLTGPGPHAFLLVIRAPGSSTEIDQDVAQAIRATLELFGDGVAGYILPVLTHADCLGRKRTVDQLLDVDSGDLQRALSLSNQRAELVDNRPDCPPEAQSVIRRQLVGRVVEMKTLGGHFVHELQRREDRIREELLAEMGSALAGKLGHTCG, from the exons ATGGAGTGCCAATGCGAAAAGGACAACGCTGAGGATGCTGTTACAG ACTGGTGGCTGAACAGCAACAACATCCAAATGGGAGCTTTTACTGTGGTGGGGTATCTTCTCTACAGATTCTCACAGA CACTGCCAGCTCTGATCCGATGGCCGATTCGTCTGTTCTGCACTCTAACCG GTCTGACAGCTCTCTGGAGTTGGGTGAGCCACCTAGTGGGAACCCTTCGTG GAATCCAGAGCCTGTGTAACTGGCTGGCTGGAATTTGGCGGTTTATTGAAG CATCTTCCTCCAAGTTCAAGTCGCTTTTTGGTGTCAACACGG TGATGGATCTGTCCAGCAGCACCGACAAACCAGGCCTAAGGCTAATCCTCCTAGGGCCCATGGGTGGAGGACGGACCTCCCTTGCAGATACTTTGTTGGGCAACCGTGAGACAAGGGCACCCGTGGGTCCCCTAATGGAGAGCACCAAGAGGAGGGCAGTAATGGATGGTAGAGAGGTTATAGTGATTGACACCCCAGATCTTTTGGGGTTGTCATTGGGGAACAACAACAGAGCCAGGGAAGCTCTGAGGAGCCTTCAGCTCACTGGTCCTGGACCGCACGCCTTCCTGCTGGTGATACGAGCTCCGGGCTCCAGCACAGAGATCGACCAGGATGTGGCTCAGGCAATCCGAGCCACCCTTGAGCTTTTCGGAGATGGGGTCGCGGGCTACATTCTCCCAGTGCTCACCCATGCAGACTGCCTGGGTCGGAAGCGTACTGTAGATCAGCTGCTTGATGTGGACTCTGGGGATTTACAAAGGGCTCTGTCTCTAAGCAACCAAAGAGCAGAGCTGGTGGACAACAGGCCAGACTGCCCTCCAGAGGCGCAGAGTGTGATACGCAGGCAGCTGGTGGGCCGTGTGGTGGAGATGAAGACACTGGGGGGGCATTTTGTCCACGAGCTGCAGAGGAGGGAGGACCGCATCAGGGAGGAGCTGCTAGCTGAAATGGGCTCTGCCCTGGCTGGAAAACTGGGACACACATGTGGataa
- the xrcc6 gene encoding X-ray repair cross-complementing protein 6 has product MAEWNAFYKNDDDEEDQEEGEQSGGDYKITGRDSLVFLVDASKEMFIKGEDGQPSNFDMTMQVVRSVYTSKIISSHRDLVALVFYGTEQSKNPRNSFKHVYVYHDLDEPGAKRVQDVDALRGGKGAELAAKTMGSGETSLGDALWCCANLYGDIKLRLSQKRLIIFTCRDEPHGGDSVKDRQARTKASDLKETGVRIDLMHLMKPGGFNVASFFRDIVSPPEDESELGLQLEPCDKLEDLQKRVRAKEQRKRALARLNLCLGEGINVAVGIYATAVTARKPPPVRLYRETNEPVRSKTRTFHTQTGSLLLPSEIKKAQVYSKKQIVMEKDEVDAMKKFDDPGMFLLGFKPMEKLKLHHHIRPAVFLYPEEDEVKGSACLFSALLTKCSERNVFALCRCIARRNYPPRFVALVPQKEEVDEGKVQITPPGFNVIYLPFADDLRTLDPPKCPVASQIQVDKMKEIVSKLRFKYRSDAFENPVIQQHYRNLEALALDMMAPEDMEDLIMPKVDEIDARLGPLVEEFKDLVYPFNYNPDNKPAAKRKTAGTGGGAEKKPKVEMAEDELRAHMQKGTLGKLTVPVLKEACKQFGVRTTGTKKQELIDALTERLGS; this is encoded by the exons ATGGCAGAGTGGAATGCTTTTTACAAGAATGACGATGACGAGGAAGACCAAGAGGAAGGAGAGCAATCTGGAG GAGATTACAAGATTACAGGGAGGGACAGTTTGGTATTCTTGGTGGATGCCTCAAAGGAAATGTTCATCAAAGGAGAAGATGGACAGCCCTCTAACTTTGACATGACCATGCAG GTCGTGCGCAGTGTGTACACCAGTAAGATCATTAGCAGTCACAGGGACCTGGTGGCGTTGGTTTTCTACGGCACAGAGCAGAGCAAAAATCCCAGGAACTCTTTCAAACATGTCTACGTCTACCACGACCTCGATGAACCCG GTGCCAAGCGCGTGCAGGACGTGGACGCTCTGCGGGGGGGGAAAGGTGCCGAGCTGGCAGCAAAGACCATGGGCAGCGGCGAGACGTCACTAGGCGACGCCCTGTGGTGCTGCGCCAACCTCTACGGTGACATCAAGCTGCGTCTTTCACAAAAGCGGCTCATAATCTTCACCTGCAGGGATGAACCACACGGGGGTGACAGTGTGAAGGACCGACAGGCTCGCACCAAGGCCAGTGACCTCAAAGAGACCG GTGTCAGGATTGATTTAATGCATCTGATGAAACCGGGCGGCTTCAATGTTGCGTCCTTCTTTCGCGACATTGTGAGTCCACCTGAGGATGAGAGCGAGTTGGGGCTGCAGCTGGAGCCTTGTGACAAACTGGAGGACCTCCAGAAGAGGGTGCGGGCCAAGGAGCAGAGGAAGAGAGCCCTGGCCAG GTTAAACCTCTGTCTCGGCGAGGGCATAAATGTCGCTGTGGGAATTTATGCAACTGCTGTCACCGCTCGGAAACCCCCTCCCGTTAGGCTTTACAGGGAAACCAACGAGCCAGTCCGCAGCAAAACCCGAACCTTCCACACCCAGACGGGCAGCCTGCTGCTGCCCAGCGAGATAAAGAAAGCCCAG GTGTATAGTAAGAAGCAGATAGTGATGGAGAAAGACGAGGTGGACGCCATGAAGAAGTTTGACGATCCTGGAATGTTTCTGCTCGGATTCAAACCGATGGAGAAGCTCAAACTTCACCACCACATCCGACCTGCGGTGTTCCTCTACCCTGAGGAGGACGAGGTGAAAG GCAGCGCATGTCTGTTCTCTGCCTTGTTGACAAAGTGTAGCGAGAGGAACGTGTTCGCATTGTGCCGCTGCATCGCTCGCCGAAACTACCCGCCTCGATTTGTTGCCCTGGTGCCTCAGAAAGAGGAGGTAGACGAGGGGAAAGTGCAAATTACACCACCAG GTTTCAACGTCATCTATCTGCCATTTGCTGACGACCTGCGGACTCTGGATCCTCCCAAGTGTCCAGTGGCCTCACAAATACAGGTGGACAAGATGAAGGAGATCGTCTCCAAGCTCCGCTTCAAATACAG GAGTGATGCTTTTGAGAATCCAGTCATCCAGCAGCATTACAGGAACCTGGAGGCCTTGGCTCTGGATATGATGGCTCCCGAGGACATGGAGGACCTCATCA tgcCAAAGGTGGACGAGATTGACGCCCGCCTGGGTCCTTTGGTTGAGGAGTTTAAAGATCTGGTTTACCCGTTTAACTACAACCCTGACAACAAACCAGCTGCCAAACGCAAAACAG CTGGTACCGGAGGCGGAGCTGAGAAGAAGCCCAAAGTGGAGATGGCAGAGGACGAGCTGCGGGCTCACATGCAGAAGGGCACCCTGGGAAAGCTGACCGTGCCTGTGTTAAAGGAGGCCTGTAAGCAGTTTGGGGTTCGGACCACCGGGACCAAGAAGCAGGAGCTGATTGATGCTCTGACTGAGCGCCTGGGCTCATGA
- the desi1b gene encoding desumoylating isopeptidase 1b isoform X1: MDQTDSYPVKLYIYDMSKGMARQLSPLLLGRQLDGIWHTAIVVHEKEFFFVGEGINNCPPGGTPLGEPDSIVDLGSTEVSMEIFMAYLISLAESTYRSGTYNLFEHNCNTFSNEVAQFLTGNPIPLYITDLPSEVLSTPFGQALRPLLDSFVINPGGNNITGQQ; this comes from the exons ATGGATCAAACTGACTCTTACCCGGTGAAACTGTACATTTACGACATGTCCAAAGGCATGGCTCGCCAGCTGAGCCCTCTCCTGCTAG GAAGACAGCTTGATGGGATATG GCACACTGCTATTGTTGTCCATGAAAAGGAGTTCTTCTTTGTGGGAGAAGGCATCAACAATTGTCCACCT GGTGGCACCCCCTTGGGTGAACCTGACTCCATAGTGGACCTGGGCTCCACTGAAGTGTCTATGGAAATATTTATGGCATACCTGATTTCACTGGCAGAATCCACATACAG AAGTGGCACATACAACTTGTTTGAGCACAACTGCAACACTTTCAGCAATGAGGTGGCTCAGTTCCTCACAGGCAATCCCATCCCATTGTACATTACAGACCTTCCATCTGAAGTACTTTCCAC GCCTTTTGGCCAGGCTCTCCGTCCCTTACTGGATTCCTTCGTCATAAATCCTGGAGGCAACAACATAACTGGACAGCAATAG
- the desi1b gene encoding desumoylating isopeptidase 1b isoform X2, translated as MGYGVLVFYRHTAIVVHEKEFFFVGEGINNCPPGGTPLGEPDSIVDLGSTEVSMEIFMAYLISLAESTYRSGTYNLFEHNCNTFSNEVAQFLTGNPIPLYITDLPSEVLSTPFGQALRPLLDSFVINPGGNNITGQQ; from the exons ATGGGATATG GTGTTTTGGTATTTTATAGGCACACTGCTATTGTTGTCCATGAAAAGGAGTTCTTCTTTGTGGGAGAAGGCATCAACAATTGTCCACCT GGTGGCACCCCCTTGGGTGAACCTGACTCCATAGTGGACCTGGGCTCCACTGAAGTGTCTATGGAAATATTTATGGCATACCTGATTTCACTGGCAGAATCCACATACAG AAGTGGCACATACAACTTGTTTGAGCACAACTGCAACACTTTCAGCAATGAGGTGGCTCAGTTCCTCACAGGCAATCCCATCCCATTGTACATTACAGACCTTCCATCTGAAGTACTTTCCAC GCCTTTTGGCCAGGCTCTCCGTCCCTTACTGGATTCCTTCGTCATAAATCCTGGAGGCAACAACATAACTGGACAGCAATAG